A portion of the Rhodopseudomonas sp. BAL398 genome contains these proteins:
- a CDS encoding YtxH domain-containing protein: protein MAEHDTTSNLSSDAGAKSASGGGRTKRQQVNEMADQAVEAGRDLKDEIKDRVADFKDQIGDAAQASSEKVKSQAADFVETAKEFASQAGETIKDKANAQKNVGADYVGHLAEAMRRAAREFEGDLPIAAVYMRKAASRVEEVSDAVHQGEVQDLVKGMQSFARRQPTAFLGLAVLAGFGAVRFLKSSGGYAADDQDTTSRRDMASNSD, encoded by the coding sequence ATGGCCGAGCACGACACAACCAGCAATTTGAGCTCCGACGCCGGGGCGAAGTCCGCCTCCGGTGGCGGCCGAACCAAGCGTCAGCAGGTCAATGAAATGGCCGATCAGGCGGTCGAGGCAGGACGCGATCTCAAGGACGAGATCAAAGACCGTGTGGCGGATTTCAAGGACCAAATCGGCGATGCGGCCCAGGCCTCGAGCGAGAAGGTGAAGTCGCAAGCGGCTGACTTCGTCGAAACCGCCAAGGAGTTCGCGTCGCAAGCCGGCGAGACCATCAAGGACAAAGCCAACGCCCAGAAGAATGTGGGTGCGGATTATGTCGGACATCTGGCCGAGGCGATGCGCCGCGCAGCGCGCGAATTCGAAGGTGATTTGCCGATTGCCGCGGTTTATATGCGCAAGGCGGCCTCGCGCGTGGAAGAAGTGTCGGATGCCGTGCACCAGGGCGAGGTCCAGGACCTGGTCAAGGGGATGCAATCCTTCGCCAGGCGGCAGCCGACCGCGTTTCTCGGCCTGGCGGTGCTGGCCGGCTTCGGCGCGGTGCGCTTTTTGAAGAGTTCTGGCGGCTACGCAGCCGACGATCAGGACACGACGTCGCGCCGCGACATGGCGTCCAATTCCGACTAA
- a CDS encoding phage holin family protein, whose product MSSPSNRSIPDLISDAFGQLAKLVSNEFDLARAEMSDKASQVGRAVAMIGAGAVICIPALVMILFAIAAALVDNGLSQSIAYLVTGAGAALIALILIWIGLNRLSAGGLAPAVTLDQLQRDKVAAKEMVS is encoded by the coding sequence ATGAGTTCACCAAGTAATCGATCGATCCCCGACCTGATCAGCGACGCGTTTGGCCAGCTGGCCAAGCTGGTCAGCAACGAATTCGATCTGGCGCGGGCGGAAATGTCCGACAAGGCCAGTCAGGTCGGCCGTGCGGTCGCGATGATTGGCGCCGGGGCGGTGATCTGCATACCGGCGCTGGTAATGATCCTGTTCGCGATCGCGGCGGCGCTGGTCGACAACGGTTTGTCGCAGTCCATCGCCTATCTGGTCACCGGCGCAGGCGCGGCGCTGATTGCGCTGATCCTGATCTGGATCGGTCTCAATCGGCTGTCGGCCGGCGGTCTCGCCCCCGCGGTGACGCTTGACCAATTGCAGCGCGACAAGGTCGCCGCCAAGGAGATGGTTTCATGA
- a CDS encoding YihY/virulence factor BrkB family protein, with protein MLRGIYKRINDDRLMLVAAGVVFYGLLALFPAISALVSSYLLFADGATINQHLSTLATLLPPGTFSVIQDQVDRVLARGGANLGTAFLFSMVLALWSANGGVKAIIDALNVVYDEREQRGFLMLNAVSLTFTLASLAAVLSAIGLVVAAPIALSYVGLGSQVAMVIEYGRWPALACLTLLGLAVLYRYAPSRRNLQWQWVSVGSVFATLTWIAGSALLSYYLSNFADYDATYGSLGAAIGLMIWMWMTTIVILVGAELNSEIEAHATGIGRIESDKA; from the coding sequence GTGCTGCGCGGCATCTATAAACGGATCAATGACGACCGGCTGATGCTGGTGGCTGCCGGCGTGGTGTTTTACGGGCTGCTGGCGCTGTTTCCCGCGATCAGCGCGCTGGTGTCCTCCTATCTGCTGTTCGCCGATGGTGCGACCATCAACCAGCATCTGTCGACCCTGGCCACGCTGTTGCCGCCGGGCACATTCTCGGTGATCCAGGACCAGGTCGACCGCGTGCTGGCCAGAGGCGGGGCCAATCTCGGGACCGCCTTCCTGTTCAGCATGGTGCTGGCGTTGTGGAGTGCCAATGGCGGCGTCAAGGCGATCATCGATGCGCTCAACGTGGTCTATGACGAACGCGAGCAGCGCGGCTTCCTGATGCTCAACGCGGTGTCGCTGACCTTCACCTTGGCATCGCTCGCCGCCGTGCTGTCGGCGATCGGGCTGGTGGTGGCGGCGCCGATCGCGCTGTCCTATGTCGGGCTCGGCAGCCAGGTCGCGATGGTGATCGAGTATGGCCGCTGGCCGGCGCTCGCTTGTCTGACCTTGCTGGGGCTGGCCGTGCTGTATCGCTACGCGCCGAGCCGGCGCAATTTGCAGTGGCAATGGGTCTCGGTGGGAAGCGTGTTCGCCACTCTGACCTGGATCGCGGGCTCGGCGCTGCTGTCCTATTATCTGTCGAACTTCGCGGATTATGATGCGACCTATGGCTCGCTCGGCGCGGCGATCGGCCTGATGATCTGGATGTGGATGACGACGATCGTCATTTTGGTCGGCGCCGAACTGAATTCGGAAATCGAAGCCCACGCCACCGGCATCGGCCGGATTGAATCCGACAAAGCCTAG
- a CDS encoding response regulator transcription factor has product MNIDAKKRDIALVVDDSPETLRMLTDALDGAGMTVMVAMDGAAAMRIVEQITPDIILLDAMMPGMDGFETCRRLKRNPGLSGVPVIFMTGLAESEHIVRGLEAGGVDYVTKPIVIVEMLARIRVHLGNARVSQSARAALDVSGRFLLAVDRGGKVIWATPQAQKLLAGDAASEEGVWLDLPKPWLDWLEQVHSGLAQPKTPLKSSLLRNDDLRLQYMGKLGPDEFLLRLARDTSSDSPKTFSKELGLTSREAEVLSWLSKGKTNRDIAQILGLSPRTVDKHLEQIYAKLGVENRTAAAAIATSRRDN; this is encoded by the coding sequence ATGAACATTGACGCAAAAAAGCGGGACATCGCCCTGGTGGTCGACGATTCGCCCGAGACGCTGCGGATGCTGACCGACGCGCTGGATGGCGCCGGCATGACGGTGATGGTGGCGATGGACGGCGCCGCGGCGATGCGGATCGTCGAGCAGATCACGCCCGACATCATCCTGCTCGACGCGATGATGCCGGGCATGGACGGCTTCGAGACTTGCCGACGGCTCAAGCGCAATCCTGGCCTCTCCGGCGTGCCGGTGATCTTCATGACCGGGCTTGCCGAATCCGAGCACATCGTGCGCGGCCTCGAGGCCGGCGGCGTCGATTACGTCACCAAGCCGATCGTCATCGTCGAGATGCTGGCGCGGATCAGAGTCCATCTCGGCAATGCCAGGGTGAGCCAGAGCGCCCGCGCCGCGCTCGACGTATCCGGCCGCTTCCTGCTCGCGGTCGATCGCGGCGGCAAGGTGATCTGGGCGACGCCGCAGGCGCAGAAGCTGCTGGCCGGCGACGCCGCCTCGGAGGAAGGCGTCTGGCTCGACCTGCCCAAGCCTTGGCTCGACTGGCTGGAGCAGGTGCATAGCGGCCTGGCCCAGCCGAAGACACCGCTGAAATCCTCGCTGCTGCGCAATGACGATTTGCGGCTGCAATATATGGGCAAGCTCGGCCCCGACGAATTCCTGCTGCGGCTGGCGCGCGACACCAGCTCGGATTCGCCGAAGACCTTCAGCAAGGAGCTCGGCCTCACCAGCCGCGAGGCCGAGGTGCTGTCATGGCTGAGCAAGGGCAAGACCAACCGCGACATCGCGCAGATTCTCGGCCTCAGCCCGCGCACCGTCGACAAGCATCTGGAGCAGATCTACGCCAAGCTCGGCGTCGAGAACCGCACCGCCGCCGCCGCCATCGCCACCAGCCGGCGCGATAATTGA
- a CDS encoding ATP-binding protein translates to MAGRQRIDRVRRQYNQWVANQTLEDYALRFTAKSARRWSAARVANTALGAISFLALEAIGGTITLNYGVTNATAAILVVSLIIFCCGLPIAYYAASCGVDIDLLTRGAGFGYIGSTVTSLIYASFTFIFFAIEAVILATALELCFGIPLWLGYLVSAVAIIPLVTYGITLISRFQVWTQPFWILLHIVPFVAIAIKSPASFHDWTGFAGAHGSPDGHLDLLLFGTAASVIFSLVAQIGEQVDFLRFLPRDRRTSKRAWWIALICAGPGWIVPGAVKLLAGSFLAYFALNHGVSPQHAAEPAHMYAEAFRYVFSRPEIALTLTGVFVVLSQLKINVTNAYAGSIAWSNFFSRLTHSHPGRVVWLVFNVMVALLLMEIGVYKALEQTLALYSNVAIAWVGALVSDLVINKPLGLRPQHMEFKRAHLYDINPVGVGSMTIATVVSISAFYGMFGPTAKALAPFVALLVAFVTAPLIAWATDGKYYIARKPKRSWQNLAAIKCCICEHSFEPEDMASCPAYAGPICSLCCSLDARCHDLCKPHARINAQVSDVLGRILPQPVYARINSQLGRYLGVFLIATGSVGLTLSLIYLQAATAIRVDEVLLSEVLIKLFFALTIIIGVVTWLFVLARQSRQAAEAETKRQTTLLMQEIAAHHRTDIELQRAKEVAESANLAKSRYVVGLSHELRSPLNAISGYAQLLEQDTSLPPRPRDQIRLVRRSADHLSGLIDGLLDISKIEAGRLYLSRDEVRFGEFLDQLVGMFRLQAAAKDIEFVFKRPSYLPPVIYADEKRLRQVLINLLSNAIKFTQSGSVHFIVHYRNPVAELEVRDTGPGIHADDLERIFAPFERGALGISQPHTGTGLGLTISKLLAGVMGGDLRVTSTIGQGSTFTVKMLLSEVTNPTRTRAIRAPILGYYGPRRTILITDDDPTQRDMLQEVLAPLGFIVLSAPDGHACVDLAQHCQPDLFLLDITMAGIDGWTVAETLRMNGHHHARILMVSASAIEAHGTPLAQPFHDGYLMKPVDIPRLLELIGQLLKLSWRYKDDPADTPGITPNFEGPPMQHVEELIQLGQIGYIRGIESKLDQIDNDYPEAALFVTRMRALIDQFDLDQYMKTLNSLYQHEH, encoded by the coding sequence GTGGCAGGGCGGCAGCGCATAGACCGCGTTCGGCGCCAATATAATCAGTGGGTTGCCAACCAAACGCTGGAAGACTATGCGCTGCGCTTCACCGCAAAGAGCGCGCGGCGCTGGTCCGCCGCCCGCGTCGCCAACACCGCGCTGGGTGCGATCTCGTTTCTCGCGCTGGAGGCGATCGGCGGCACCATCACGCTGAATTACGGCGTGACTAATGCGACGGCAGCGATCCTTGTCGTCAGCCTGATCATCTTCTGTTGCGGGCTTCCGATTGCCTATTATGCCGCCAGCTGTGGCGTCGATATCGACTTGCTGACCCGCGGCGCCGGTTTTGGCTATATCGGATCGACCGTCACCTCGCTGATCTATGCCTCTTTCACGTTCATCTTCTTCGCCATCGAAGCTGTTATTCTCGCCACTGCGCTGGAACTGTGCTTCGGAATCCCGCTATGGCTCGGCTATCTGGTCAGCGCCGTGGCGATTATTCCGCTGGTGACCTATGGCATCACCCTGATCAGCCGGTTTCAGGTCTGGACCCAGCCGTTCTGGATCCTGCTCCACATCGTGCCATTCGTCGCCATCGCCATCAAAAGCCCAGCGTCGTTCCACGACTGGACCGGCTTTGCCGGCGCGCATGGCAGTCCGGACGGCCACCTCGACCTGTTGCTGTTCGGCACCGCCGCCTCGGTGATCTTTTCCCTGGTGGCGCAGATCGGCGAGCAGGTCGATTTCCTGCGCTTTCTGCCGCGTGATCGCCGCACCTCGAAACGGGCGTGGTGGATCGCCCTGATCTGCGCCGGCCCGGGCTGGATCGTGCCGGGCGCCGTGAAGCTGTTGGCGGGCTCGTTCCTGGCCTATTTCGCACTGAATCACGGGGTGAGCCCGCAGCACGCCGCCGAACCCGCCCACATGTATGCGGAGGCGTTTCGCTATGTGTTTTCGCGGCCGGAGATCGCGCTGACGCTGACCGGTGTGTTCGTGGTGCTGTCGCAGCTCAAGATCAACGTCACCAACGCCTATGCGGGCTCGATCGCCTGGTCGAATTTCTTTTCCCGCCTCACCCACAGCCATCCCGGCCGGGTGGTGTGGCTGGTGTTCAACGTGATGGTGGCGCTGCTGCTGATGGAGATCGGCGTCTACAAGGCGCTGGAGCAGACGCTGGCGCTGTATTCCAACGTGGCGATCGCCTGGGTCGGGGCGCTGGTGTCCGACCTGGTGATCAACAAGCCGCTCGGGCTGCGGCCGCAGCATATGGAATTCAAGCGCGCCCACCTTTACGACATCAATCCGGTCGGCGTCGGCTCGATGACGATCGCCACCGTGGTGTCGATCAGCGCCTTCTACGGCATGTTCGGGCCGACCGCCAAGGCGCTGGCGCCGTTCGTGGCGCTGCTGGTGGCGTTCGTCACCGCGCCGCTGATCGCCTGGGCCACCGACGGCAAATACTACATCGCCCGCAAGCCGAAACGCAGCTGGCAGAATCTGGCGGCGATCAAATGCTGTATCTGCGAGCATTCGTTCGAGCCGGAAGACATGGCGTCATGCCCGGCCTATGCGGGGCCGATCTGCTCGCTGTGCTGCTCGCTCGACGCCCGTTGCCACGATTTGTGCAAGCCGCACGCCAGGATCAACGCGCAGGTCTCCGACGTGCTCGGCAGGATTTTGCCGCAGCCGGTCTACGCCCGGATCAACTCCCAGCTCGGCCGCTATCTCGGCGTCTTCCTGATCGCGACGGGATCGGTCGGCTTGACGCTGAGCCTGATCTATCTGCAGGCCGCGACGGCGATCCGGGTTGATGAGGTGCTGCTGTCGGAGGTGCTGATCAAGCTGTTCTTCGCCCTGACCATCATCATCGGGGTGGTGACCTGGCTGTTCGTGCTGGCGCGGCAGAGCCGGCAGGCCGCCGAGGCCGAGACCAAACGACAGACCACGCTGCTGATGCAGGAGATCGCCGCCCATCACCGCACCGACATCGAATTGCAGCGCGCCAAGGAAGTCGCCGAATCCGCCAACCTCGCCAAGAGCCGCTATGTGGTCGGGCTCAGCCACGAGCTGCGCTCGCCGCTCAACGCCATCAGCGGCTATGCGCAATTGCTCGAGCAGGACACCAGCCTGCCGCCGCGGCCGCGCGACCAGATCCGGCTGGTGCGCCGCAGCGCCGATCATCTGTCCGGGCTGATCGACGGGCTGCTCGATATCTCCAAGATCGAGGCCGGGCGGCTGTATCTGTCGCGCGACGAGGTCCGGTTCGGCGAATTCCTCGATCAGCTGGTCGGCATGTTCCGGCTGCAGGCCGCCGCCAAGGACATCGAATTCGTGTTCAAGCGGCCGAGCTATCTGCCGCCGGTGATCTATGCCGACGAGAAGCGGCTGCGCCAGGTGCTGATCAACCTTTTGTCCAACGCCATCAAGTTCACCCAGTCCGGCAGCGTGCATTTCATCGTGCATTATCGCAACCCGGTCGCCGAGCTCGAGGTCCGCGACACCGGCCCCGGCATCCATGCCGACGATCTGGAGCGGATTTTCGCGCCGTTCGAGCGCGGCGCGCTGGGCATCTCGCAGCCTCACACCGGCACCGGACTGGGGCTGACGATCAGCAAGCTCTTGGCCGGGGTGATGGGCGGTGATCTGCGGGTCACCAGCACGATCGGCCAGGGCAGCACCTTCACGGTCAAGATGCTGCTGTCCGAGGTCACCAACCCGACCCGCACCAGGGCGATCCGGGCGCCGATTCTGGGCTATTACGGTCCACGGCGGACCATCCTGATCACCGACGACGACCCGACCCAGCGCGACATGCTGCAAGAGGTGCTGGCGCCGCTCGGCTTCATCGTGCTGAGCGCGCCGGACGGCCATGCCTGCGTTGATCTCGCCCAGCACTGCCAACCGGATCTGTTCCTGCTCGACATCACCATGGCGGGGATCGACGGCTGGACCGTGGCGGAGACGCTGCGGATGAACGGCCATCATCACGCCCGGATCCTGATGGTCTCGGCCAGCGCCATCGAGGCCCATGGTACGCCGCTGGCGCAACCGTTCCACGACGGCTACCTGATGAAGCCGGTCGACATTCCGCGGCTGCTGGAGTTGATCGGGCAATTGCTCAAGCTGAGCTGGCGCTACAAGGACGACCCGGCCGACACTCCCGGGATCACGCCGAACTTCGAAGGGCCGCCGATGCAGCATGTCGAGGAGCTGATCCAGCTCGGCCAGATCGGCTACATCCGCGGCATCGAATCCAAGCTCGATCAGATCGACAACGACTATCCGGAGGCCGCCTTGTTCGTCACCCGAATGCGCGCGCTGATCGATCAGTTCGATCTGGATCAATATATGAAAACCCTGAACAGCCTGTATCAGCATGAACATTGA
- the urtA gene encoding urea ABC transporter substrate-binding protein — MADDKKRGLDSPLRRKLLMGIAAIPAISLMGRPSFAAGPATSAVNATGLAVTDTEVTVGILHSATGTMAISETGSIEAEKLAIAQINEAGGVLGRKIKIIQEDGASDWPTFAEKAKKLLVNDKVAAIFGCWTSASRKAVLPVLEQYNGMLYYPTFYEGLEQSKNVIYTGQEATQQILAGLNWINKEKGAKSFFFVGSDYIWPRTSNKIARKHIEEHLTGCKVVGEEYYPLGNTQFNSVINKIKLKKPDVIFADVVGGSNVAFYKQLKAAGIDLSKQLLLTISVTEDEIDGIGGENIAGAYACMKYFQSLKNPNNEKFVAAFHKMWGDKTVIGDVTQAAYLGPWLWKLTCEKAGSFDIDKIAAASPGIEFKGAPEGYVRIHENHHLWSKTRVGRARPDGQFDLVFETKDLVEPNPFPKGYQ; from the coding sequence ATGGCAGACGATAAGAAGCGGGGCCTCGATTCACCGTTGCGGCGCAAGCTGCTGATGGGAATAGCGGCCATCCCGGCGATCTCGTTGATGGGACGTCCCTCCTTTGCCGCCGGACCTGCAACCTCGGCGGTCAACGCCACCGGCCTTGCGGTGACTGATACTGAAGTGACCGTGGGCATTCTGCATTCGGCCACCGGCACGATGGCGATTTCGGAAACCGGCTCGATCGAAGCCGAAAAGCTGGCGATCGCGCAGATCAACGAGGCCGGCGGCGTGCTCGGCCGCAAGATCAAGATCATCCAGGAAGACGGCGCCTCGGATTGGCCGACCTTCGCCGAAAAGGCCAAGAAGCTATTGGTCAACGACAAGGTCGCGGCGATTTTTGGCTGCTGGACCTCGGCGTCGCGCAAGGCGGTGCTGCCGGTCCTCGAGCAGTACAATGGCATGTTGTACTACCCGACCTTCTATGAAGGCCTCGAACAGTCCAAGAACGTGATCTACACCGGCCAGGAAGCCACCCAGCAGATTCTGGCCGGCCTGAACTGGATCAACAAGGAGAAGGGCGCCAAGTCGTTCTTCTTCGTCGGCTCGGACTATATCTGGCCGCGCACCTCGAACAAGATCGCCCGCAAGCACATCGAGGAGCATCTGACGGGCTGCAAGGTCGTCGGCGAGGAATATTACCCGCTCGGCAACACCCAGTTCAATTCGGTGATCAACAAGATCAAGCTGAAGAAGCCGGACGTGATCTTCGCCGACGTGGTCGGCGGTTCCAACGTCGCGTTCTACAAGCAGCTCAAAGCGGCCGGCATCGACCTGTCGAAGCAATTGCTGCTGACGATCTCGGTGACCGAGGACGAAATCGACGGCATCGGCGGCGAGAACATCGCCGGGGCCTATGCCTGCATGAAGTACTTCCAGTCGCTCAAGAACCCGAACAATGAGAAGTTCGTCGCCGCGTTCCACAAAATGTGGGGCGACAAGACGGTGATCGGCGACGTCACCCAGGCCGCCTATCTGGGCCCGTGGCTGTGGAAGCTGACCTGCGAGAAGGCCGGCTCCTTCGACATCGACAAGATCGCCGCGGCCTCGCCGGGGATCGAATTCAAGGGTGCGCCGGAAGGTTATGTCCGGATCCACGAGAACCACCATCTGTGGTCGAAGACCCGGGTCGGGCGCGCCAGGCCCGACGGCCAGTTCGATCTGGTGTTCGAAACCAAGGATCTGGTCGAGCCCAATCCGTTCCCGAAGGGC